A stretch of the Carassius carassius chromosome 6, fCarCar2.1, whole genome shotgun sequence genome encodes the following:
- the LOC132142464 gene encoding NF-kappa-B inhibitor zeta-like isoform X1: protein MIIDRVSEGYSGLLDRDSDVMTSPVHLLSFYGYSSPTEPNLSVGSPSSDSEQSWSNAGSPQNSANVEEHSARKLSRYQGVRVKNTVKELIMQKRQEIQAQQCQIETECPAITHVLQRTKREVENVSLSTVKRPRVTDANVLSLCDQGENMFCDTEMLEDIGDVLSKERLSIESVTVRGCPVPVCCPPQDLYTDAESPIYTVCHLLPSMENMYTYSIPPCAPNLNMTAAPPVSFFEWQIKHEEEKLAALSYVDLITRDEDGDTFLHIAVAQGRRALAYVLGRKMAAIGMLDIKEHNNQSAFQVSVAADQHLIAQDLLLLGAEINTMDCWGRSPLHVCAEKGHTSTLQAIQNSMQTRGRQVNMEVINYDGLTPLHVAVLSHNAVVQELCCHGTPPSAQNLALLQKRKLLGDCISTLLLMGASLETKDRKSGRTALHMAAEEANIELLRLFLDQTNYFSIINAKAFSGNTALHMASALQGRQAQVDAVRLLLRRGADPSAKNLENEQPAQLVPDGPLGDQVRRVLKGKGAQSRS from the exons ATGATCATTGATAGAGTTTCTGAGGGATACTCGGGTCTTCTGGACCGGGACAGCGATGTTATGACAAGTCCGGTCCACCTGTTGTCGTTCTACGGATATTCATCTCCAACAGAACCGAATCTGTCGGTCGGATCTCCGAGCTCTGATTCGGAACAGAGCTGGAGCAATGCGGGTAGCCCCCAAAACAGCGCCAACG TGGAAGAGCACAGCGCGCGGAAACTGAGTCGGTATCAAGGTGTGCGCGTCAAGAACACTGTCAAAGAGCTGATCATGCAGAAACGCCAAGAGATTCAG GCTCAGCAATGTCAAATTGAAACTGAATGTCCAG CCATAACGCATGTGCTGCAGAGAACCAAGAGGGAAGTGGAGAATGTCTCTCTGTCTACTGTGAAACGACCGCGAGTCACAGACGCAAACGTCCTA TCTCTGTGTGACCAAGGTGAGAACATGTTTTGTGACACTGAGATGTTGGAGGATATTGGTGACGTCCTGTCCAAAGAGCGGCTCTCCATTGAATCTGTGACAGTGAGAGGATGCCCAGTGCCGGTGTGTTGTCCACCTCAAGATTTGTACACTGATGCTGAAAGCCCCATTTACACGGTCTGCCATCTGTTGCCGTCCATGGAGAACATGTATACTTACTCCATCCCACCATGCGCGCCCAACCTCAATATGACTGCTGCACCCCCAGTGTCCTTTTTCGAATGGCAGATAAAGCACGAGGAGGAGAAACTGGCTGCTTTGAGCTATGTGGATCTCATTACTAGAGATGAGGATGGAGACAC GTTCTTGCACATCGCGGTGGCCCAAGGCAGAAGAGCTCTGGCGTATGTCCTCGGGAGGAAAATGGCTGCCATCGGCATGCTGGATATAAAAGAACACAACAACCAg AGTGCCTTCCAAGTCAGTGTTGCTGCAGATCAACACCTGATTGCACAAGACCTGCTTTTACTAGGAGCTGAAATCAACACCATGGACTGTTGGGGCCGATCCCCATTACACGTGTGTGCCGAGAAGGGCCACACCTCGACACTGCAG GCCATCCAGAATTCCATGCAGACTAGGGGGCGACAAGTCAACATGGAGGTGATCAACTATGATG GACTTACGCCTCTCCATGTTGCAGTCCTGTCCCACAATGCTGTAGTGCAGGAGCTGTGCTGTCACGGGACACCCCCCTCTGCTCAGAATCTGGCTCTGCTGCAGAAGAGGAAGCTACTTGGGGATTGTATCAGCACTTTGTTGCTCATGGGTGCATCGCTGGAAACGAAG GACCGCAAAAGTGGCCGCACCGCTCTGCATATGGCTGCTGAAGAGGCTAACATTGAGCTTCTGCGCCTTTTTCTGGATCAGACCAACTACTTCTCTATCATAAACGCAAAG GCATTCAGTGGAAACACAGCGCTGCACATGGCCAGCGCTCTACAAGGCCGCCAGGCTCAAGTAGACGCGGTTCGATTACTGCTGAGACGAGGAGCCGATCCCAGTGCCAAGAACCTGGAGAATGAGCAACCGGCCCAGCTAGTGCCCGACGGTCCGCTGGGTGACCAG GTGCGTCGGGTCCTGAAAGGTAAAGGAGCACAGTCCCGGTCATGA
- the LOC132142464 gene encoding NF-kappa-B inhibitor zeta-like isoform X2, with amino-acid sequence MQKRQEIQAQQCQIETECPAITHVLQRTKREVENVSLSTVKRPRVTDANVLSLCDQGENMFCDTEMLEDIGDVLSKERLSIESVTVRGCPVPVCCPPQDLYTDAESPIYTVCHLLPSMENMYTYSIPPCAPNLNMTAAPPVSFFEWQIKHEEEKLAALSYVDLITRDEDGDTFLHIAVAQGRRALAYVLGRKMAAIGMLDIKEHNNQSAFQVSVAADQHLIAQDLLLLGAEINTMDCWGRSPLHVCAEKGHTSTLQAIQNSMQTRGRQVNMEVINYDGLTPLHVAVLSHNAVVQELCCHGTPPSAQNLALLQKRKLLGDCISTLLLMGASLETKDRKSGRTALHMAAEEANIELLRLFLDQTNYFSIINAKAFSGNTALHMASALQGRQAQVDAVRLLLRRGADPSAKNLENEQPAQLVPDGPLGDQVRRVLKGKGAQSRS; translated from the exons ATGCAGAAACGCCAAGAGATTCAG GCTCAGCAATGTCAAATTGAAACTGAATGTCCAG CCATAACGCATGTGCTGCAGAGAACCAAGAGGGAAGTGGAGAATGTCTCTCTGTCTACTGTGAAACGACCGCGAGTCACAGACGCAAACGTCCTA TCTCTGTGTGACCAAGGTGAGAACATGTTTTGTGACACTGAGATGTTGGAGGATATTGGTGACGTCCTGTCCAAAGAGCGGCTCTCCATTGAATCTGTGACAGTGAGAGGATGCCCAGTGCCGGTGTGTTGTCCACCTCAAGATTTGTACACTGATGCTGAAAGCCCCATTTACACGGTCTGCCATCTGTTGCCGTCCATGGAGAACATGTATACTTACTCCATCCCACCATGCGCGCCCAACCTCAATATGACTGCTGCACCCCCAGTGTCCTTTTTCGAATGGCAGATAAAGCACGAGGAGGAGAAACTGGCTGCTTTGAGCTATGTGGATCTCATTACTAGAGATGAGGATGGAGACAC GTTCTTGCACATCGCGGTGGCCCAAGGCAGAAGAGCTCTGGCGTATGTCCTCGGGAGGAAAATGGCTGCCATCGGCATGCTGGATATAAAAGAACACAACAACCAg AGTGCCTTCCAAGTCAGTGTTGCTGCAGATCAACACCTGATTGCACAAGACCTGCTTTTACTAGGAGCTGAAATCAACACCATGGACTGTTGGGGCCGATCCCCATTACACGTGTGTGCCGAGAAGGGCCACACCTCGACACTGCAG GCCATCCAGAATTCCATGCAGACTAGGGGGCGACAAGTCAACATGGAGGTGATCAACTATGATG GACTTACGCCTCTCCATGTTGCAGTCCTGTCCCACAATGCTGTAGTGCAGGAGCTGTGCTGTCACGGGACACCCCCCTCTGCTCAGAATCTGGCTCTGCTGCAGAAGAGGAAGCTACTTGGGGATTGTATCAGCACTTTGTTGCTCATGGGTGCATCGCTGGAAACGAAG GACCGCAAAAGTGGCCGCACCGCTCTGCATATGGCTGCTGAAGAGGCTAACATTGAGCTTCTGCGCCTTTTTCTGGATCAGACCAACTACTTCTCTATCATAAACGCAAAG GCATTCAGTGGAAACACAGCGCTGCACATGGCCAGCGCTCTACAAGGCCGCCAGGCTCAAGTAGACGCGGTTCGATTACTGCTGAGACGAGGAGCCGATCCCAGTGCCAAGAACCTGGAGAATGAGCAACCGGCCCAGCTAGTGCCCGACGGTCCGCTGGGTGACCAG GTGCGTCGGGTCCTGAAAGGTAAAGGAGCACAGTCCCGGTCATGA
- the LOC132142464 gene encoding NF-kappa-B inhibitor zeta-like isoform X3, protein MQKRQEIQSLCDQGENMFCDTEMLEDIGDVLSKERLSIESVTVRGCPVPVCCPPQDLYTDAESPIYTVCHLLPSMENMYTYSIPPCAPNLNMTAAPPVSFFEWQIKHEEEKLAALSYVDLITRDEDGDTFLHIAVAQGRRALAYVLGRKMAAIGMLDIKEHNNQSAFQVSVAADQHLIAQDLLLLGAEINTMDCWGRSPLHVCAEKGHTSTLQAIQNSMQTRGRQVNMEVINYDGLTPLHVAVLSHNAVVQELCCHGTPPSAQNLALLQKRKLLGDCISTLLLMGASLETKDRKSGRTALHMAAEEANIELLRLFLDQTNYFSIINAKAFSGNTALHMASALQGRQAQVDAVRLLLRRGADPSAKNLENEQPAQLVPDGPLGDQVRRVLKGKGAQSRS, encoded by the exons ATGCAGAAACGCCAAGAGATTCAG TCTCTGTGTGACCAAGGTGAGAACATGTTTTGTGACACTGAGATGTTGGAGGATATTGGTGACGTCCTGTCCAAAGAGCGGCTCTCCATTGAATCTGTGACAGTGAGAGGATGCCCAGTGCCGGTGTGTTGTCCACCTCAAGATTTGTACACTGATGCTGAAAGCCCCATTTACACGGTCTGCCATCTGTTGCCGTCCATGGAGAACATGTATACTTACTCCATCCCACCATGCGCGCCCAACCTCAATATGACTGCTGCACCCCCAGTGTCCTTTTTCGAATGGCAGATAAAGCACGAGGAGGAGAAACTGGCTGCTTTGAGCTATGTGGATCTCATTACTAGAGATGAGGATGGAGACAC GTTCTTGCACATCGCGGTGGCCCAAGGCAGAAGAGCTCTGGCGTATGTCCTCGGGAGGAAAATGGCTGCCATCGGCATGCTGGATATAAAAGAACACAACAACCAg AGTGCCTTCCAAGTCAGTGTTGCTGCAGATCAACACCTGATTGCACAAGACCTGCTTTTACTAGGAGCTGAAATCAACACCATGGACTGTTGGGGCCGATCCCCATTACACGTGTGTGCCGAGAAGGGCCACACCTCGACACTGCAG GCCATCCAGAATTCCATGCAGACTAGGGGGCGACAAGTCAACATGGAGGTGATCAACTATGATG GACTTACGCCTCTCCATGTTGCAGTCCTGTCCCACAATGCTGTAGTGCAGGAGCTGTGCTGTCACGGGACACCCCCCTCTGCTCAGAATCTGGCTCTGCTGCAGAAGAGGAAGCTACTTGGGGATTGTATCAGCACTTTGTTGCTCATGGGTGCATCGCTGGAAACGAAG GACCGCAAAAGTGGCCGCACCGCTCTGCATATGGCTGCTGAAGAGGCTAACATTGAGCTTCTGCGCCTTTTTCTGGATCAGACCAACTACTTCTCTATCATAAACGCAAAG GCATTCAGTGGAAACACAGCGCTGCACATGGCCAGCGCTCTACAAGGCCGCCAGGCTCAAGTAGACGCGGTTCGATTACTGCTGAGACGAGGAGCCGATCCCAGTGCCAAGAACCTGGAGAATGAGCAACCGGCCCAGCTAGTGCCCGACGGTCCGCTGGGTGACCAG GTGCGTCGGGTCCTGAAAGGTAAAGGAGCACAGTCCCGGTCATGA